One window of the Ananas comosus cultivar F153 linkage group 21, ASM154086v1, whole genome shotgun sequence genome contains the following:
- the LOC109726394 gene encoding uncharacterized protein LOC109726394 isoform X4 — protein sequence MIVAWEDLRRVTRDRRLGGPSPSSTRSPLGRNRSSTFIIPSFALFFLGCKMTRSRKLKGVTIIELTSQTNGQGGGQDGVSNIEEDGEASLAGENFQIVHDDGKKERKRGRTTLKEIWEMDESWRIQVRFNKRGQPLNKEARLLAGFCGIVARNGQFCPLNYINWRRMPTALKNEALSFVLSKFHLQSKKGRAFVMKSLNKKWKDYKAELKAKYFDRTKPKEEISKNVPPGVIKQQWLSLVEFLYSDVAKKREKLAKESRAKQKYTHTSGSKSFARKEKEIEDTTGRVPGLVEMFELTHTKKNGSFISDDAKKLMVDAKNKLTNCSGTSESSREDVIAMENKIYIEVIRKEYGGRVGGLGLIPSESCVCYNSESTEEVQKLREEVQENKKMVSQLQSQLAAVMEFIKQKIPDCNLGGSRQDPESSGTCYTSASSNPSRDT from the exons ATGATCGTTGCTTGGGAG GACCTTCGTCGAGTCACACGAGATCGCCGCTTGGGAGGACCTTCGCCGAGTAGCACGCGATCGCCGCTTGGGAGGAATCGTTCCTCCACCTTCATCATCCCTTCTTTCGCACTATTTTTTTTGG GGTGTAAAATGACGAGATCCAGAAAATTGAAGGGTGTTACAATTATTGAGTTGACCTCACAAACAAATGGACAAGGTGGCGGTCAAGATGGTGTATCAAATATTGAAGAAGATGGGGAAGCAAGTTTGGCAGGAGAGAATTTTCAAATTG TTCATGATgatggaaagaaagaaagaaagagaggtcGTACAACATTAAAGGAGATATGGGAAATGGATGAGAGTTGGCGTATTCAAGTTCGATTTAACAAAAGAGGGCAACCATTAAATAAGGAGGCAAGGTTGCTAGCTGGATTTTGTGGAATAGTTGCACGGAATGGTCAATTCTGCCCTTTGAACTATATTAATTGGAGACGAATGCCAACTGCACTAAAGAATGAAGCTTTATCTTTTGTCTTg tcaaaatttcATCTTCAATCAAAGAAAGGACGAGCCTTTGTCATGAaatctttaaacaaaaaatggAAAGACTATAAAGCTGAATTGAAGGCCAAGTATTTTGACCGAACAAAACCAAAAGAAGAGATTAGTAAGAATGTGCCACCTGGTGTAATAAAGCAGCAGTGGTTGAGCTTGGTTGAATTTTTATACTCCGATGTTGCCAAG AAACGAGAGAAATTAGCGAAAGAAAGTCGAGCCAAACAGAAGTACACACATACGTCGGGATCTAAAAGCTTTGCacgaaaagagaaagaaatt GAGGACACAACCGGTAGGGTACCTGGACTTGTTGAGATGTTCGAACTTACTCACACGAAGAAAAATGGATCATTTATAAGTGACGatgcaaaaaaattaatg GTTGATGCTAAAAACAAATTGACTAATTGCTCGGGAACATCTGAATCTTCTCGAGAGGATGTGATTGCAAtggaaaacaaaatttatatcgAAGTCATAAGAAAAGAGTATGGCGGCCGAGTAGGAGGGTTAGGATTGATCCCATCCGAAAGTTGTGTGTGTTATAACTCGGAATCAACGGAGGAAGTGCAAAAGTTAAGAGAGGAGGtgcaagagaataaaaaaatggtGTCTCAATTGCAGTCCCAATTAGCTGCTGTTATGGaatttataaaacaaaaaatacctGATTGTAACCTTGGTGGCAGTCGTCAG gaTCCAGAGTCTTCAGGCACTTGCTATACGTCAGCATCATCAAATCCTTCTCGTGATACTTGA
- the LOC109726394 gene encoding uncharacterized protein LOC109726394 isoform X1: MDKSWIRKSRLSKEYFDGVNDFLNFAFERSSQDGKILCPCSRCSNINWHTREVVKEHLVCNGFLRGYTRWACHGESISSSSSSSNTTYYLQDPLRLLESTPDQMGSSRNDDMEGLLRDALRMHFQDSDNSSSREDIPNAQNIRVESHEHCDIGLDRQEPTDEPNIGASNFYKLLEDAKQELYPGCTKFSKLSFIVHLFHLKCLNGWSSKSFTMLLELLNDAFPNGTSLPKSTYDAKKFIKDLGLGYEKINSCPNDCILYWGGRSNEQSCDVCGASRWLPTTTENINNDDLGNEERKGRPAKVLRYFPLIPRLQRLFMSPKTSDNMRWHDEGRTKDGLLRHPADSLAWRSFDSRYKDFSSDPRNVRLGLATDGFNLFRAMNTSYSMWPVILIPYNLPPWICMKQSSFILSMIIPGTKGPGNNIDVYLQPLIEELKQLWEGVDTYDASRKHNFRMRAALLWTISDFPAYANLSGWSTKGRYACPCCADKTCSRWLYNGKKFCYMGHRRWLSETHKFRYQKHLFDGTEEFRSTPTPISGTDVLKQVEGINFRYGKVPNSSRNKASTSMQSKKRVREQIDNSQDLDNQSYNLEAIGIDSDGDEDEDNFNNTSLWKKKSIFFMLPYWKYNLLRHNLDVMHIEKNVGENVFGTVLNEDGKSKDNMKARLDLVDMDIRHELHPQSLPNGRTYLPSACYLLSREEKEVFCKVLKDIKVPDGFASNISRCVNLKECRLLSLKSHDYHILMQDLLPLALRASMTTEVASTLIELSNIFKAICSKVLNVEDLEQLQHRAAITLCHLEKIFPPSFFTIMVHLVIHLPEEAKLGGPVHYRWMYPIERNLFRLKSNVRNKAHPEGSIAEGYLVEECLIFCSRYLEGVETRFNRPVRNYDTVRDEHSTPYLFLTAGQPIGEVDVITLDEMAWVQAHRYVLFHHNIVEPFRNEYIRILRARSRPKRLQTHEIDRLLNEQFHEWFGDHVASQLDVADEVKWLARGPNKIAKRYKGFIINGFRFHTKDRERNRRTQNSGIVVTSSIKSYASARDTNPSEGNVDYYGILTDIVELDYYGKFRVVLFRCDWADVTSSRGTRKDQFGFTMVNFSRLIHTGEQLRHEPFVFSSQVKQVFYSQDLKNVDWYVVLYKAPRDLFDMGEKSNDEDFVVHNECMPFTSQHLDENFSDDHSIQNWVRLDVAGDIHSN, encoded by the exons ATGGACAAAAGTTGGATACGCAAGTCAAGGTTGAGTAAAGAATACTTTGATGGGGTTAATGATTTCCTTAATTTTGCATTTGAGAGGTCATCTCAAGATGGAAAAATATTATGCCCATGCTCACGTTGTTCCAATATTAATTGGCACACTCGTGAGGTAGTTAAGGAACACTTGGTATGCAATGGGTTTCTCCGAGGGTACACTCGTTGGGCTTGTCATGGAGAAtccatctcctcctcttcctccagtAGCAATACAACGTACTATCTACAAGATCCTTTACGACTACTAGAGTCAACTCCTGATCAAATGGGCTCAAGTAGAAATGATGATATGGAAGGATTATTGCGAGATGCCTTGAGAATGCATTTTCAAGATTCAGATAATTCATCGTCACGAGAAGATATTCCAAATGCGCAAAATATTCGAGTAGAGAGTCATGAGCATTGTGATATAGGTCTTGATAGGCAAGAACCTACCGATGAGCCTAACATAGGAGCATCAAACTTTTATAAGTTGCTTGAAGATGCAAAACAAGAGTTATATCCAGGATGTACAAAGTTTTCAAAGCTTTCTTTTATAGTGCATCTTTTTCATTTAAAATGCTTAAATGGGTGGAGCAGTAAATCATTTACAATGCTTTTGGAATTGCTTAATGATGCTTTTCCTAATGGTACATCGCTTCCTAAGTCTACATATGACGCGAAGAAATTTATAAAGGATTTAGGTCTTGGCTATGAGAAGATCAATTCATGTCCAAACGATTGTATATTGTATTGGGGTGGTAGGTCGAATGAACAATCTTGTGATGTATGTGGTGCTTCTCGTTGGTTACCAACTActactgaaaatataaataatgatGATTTGGGtaatgaagaaagaaaaggaaggccTGCAAAAGTCTTGCGTTATTTTCCTCTAATACCAAGACTTCAGAGATTATTCATGTCtccaaaaacttcagataataTGAGATGGCATGACGAAGGACGTACAAAGGATGGACTATTAAGGCATCCAGCTGATTCTTTAGCATGGAGATCATTTGATTCTCGATATAAGGATTTCTCTTCTGATCCTCGAAATGTCAGATTAGGACTTGCCACTGATGGCTTCAATCTTTTTAGAGCTATGAATACTTCTTATAGCATGTGGCCGGTTATTTTAATTCCATATAATCTGCCGCCATGGATTTGCATGAAACAATCTTCATTTATCTTATCAATGATTATTCCTGGTACAAAGGGCCCAGGAAATAATATTGATGTCTACTTGCAGCCACTTATAGAGGAATTGAAGCAATTGTGGGAAGGCGTGGATACCTATGATGCATCAAGAAAACATAATTTTCGCATGCGCGCTGCTTTGCTATGGACTATTAGTGACTTTCCAGCTTACGCAAATTTATCTGGTTGGAGCACAAAAGGTCGCTATGCTTGTCCATGTTGTGCTGATAAAACTTGTTCCAGATGGTTATATAACGGAAAGAAGTTTTGCTATATGGGGCATCGTCGGTGGTTAAGTGAAACTCACAAATTCCGCTATCAAAAACACCTATTTGATGGTACTGAAGAGTTTAGATCTACACCTACCCCTATATCTGGAACAGATGTGTTGAAGCAAGTAGAAGGCATCAACTTTAGATATGGAAAGGTGCCTAATTCTAGTAGAAATAAAGCTTCCACCAGTATGCAGTCAAAAAAACGGGTGAGAGAACAAATAGACAATTCTCAAGATCTTGACAATCAATCATATAATTTAGAGGCAATTGGGATAGATAGTGAtggagatgaagatgaagataaTTTCAACAACACTAGCTTGTGGAAAAAGAAGAGCATTTTCTTTATGTTGCCTTATTGGAAGTACAATTTACTCCGGCATAATCTTGACGTGATGCACATAGAAAAAAATGTTGGCGAAAATGTGTTTGGAACGGTATTAAACGAAGATGGTAAGTCAAAAGATAATATGAAGGCACGTCTTGATTTAGTGGATATGGATATAAGACATGAACTTCATCCTCAATCGCTCCCTAATGGTAGGACATATTTGCCTTCTGCTTGCTATTTGCTATCTAGAGAAGAAAAGGAGGTATTTTGCAAAGTTTTAAAAGACATCAAGGTTCCAGATGGTTTTGCTTCGAATATCTCAAGGTGTGTTAATCTAAAGGAGTGTAGATTGTTATCTCTTAAGTCTCATGATTATCATATTTTGATGCAAGATCTCTTGCCACTTGCTTTGCGAGCGTCTATGACAACAGAAGTCGCCTCAACTTTAATTGAGCTGAGTAACATTTTTAAGGCCATTTGTTCCAAAGTTCTTAATGTTGAAGatcttgagcaactccaacatCGTGCTGCAATTACTCTTTGCCATTTGGAGAAGATTTTTCCTCCTTCTTTTTTCACTATCATGGTGCATTTAGTTATCCACCTTCCCGAGGAGGCCAAACTAGGTGGACCAGTCCACTATAGGTGGATGTACCCAATAGAGAG GAATCTATTTAGATTGAAATCAAATGTTCGTAACAAAGCTCATCCTGAAGGCTCAATCGCCGAAGGATATTTGGTGGAGGAGTGTCTGATATTTTGTTCAAGATATCTTGAAGGAGTTGAGACGAGATTTAATAGACCTGTTAGAAATTATGACACTGTACGTGATGAGCATTCTACaccatatttatttttaaccgcTGGCCAACCAATAGGTGAGGTTGATGTCATAACGTTGGATGAAATGGCATGGGTACAAGCGCATCGATACGTGCTATTCCACCATAACATTGTTGAACCATTCCGAAA TGAATATATAAGAATATTGAGAGCAAGATCTCGTCCAAAACGACTACAAACTCATGAAATTGATAGGCTACTAAATGAACAGTTTCATGAGTGGTTTGGCGATCAT gtTGCAAGTCAATTGGATGTTGCCGACGAAGTTAAATGGCTAGCTCGGGGACCAAATAAAATTGCTAAAAGATATAAGGGTTTCATTATCAATGGCTTTAGATTTCATACCAAAGATCGTGAGAGAAATAGACGTACCCAAAATAGTGGCATTGTCGTCACTTCTTCAATTAAAAGTTACGCAAGTGCTAGGGATACGAACCCTTCGGAAGGAAATGTTGACTACTATGGCATATTAACCGATATAGTTGAATTAGATTATTATGGTAAGTTTAGAGTCGTATTATTCCGATGCGATTGGGCTGATGTCACTAGTAGTAGGGGTACTAGAAAAGATCAATTTGGATTTACAATGGTTAATTTCTCACGATTGATACATACTGGAGAGCAATTGAGACATGAACCATTTGTTTTCTCCTCTCAAGTAAAACAAGTATTTTACTCTCAAGATCTTAAAAATGTGGATTGGTATGTTGTCCTTTACAAAGCACCTAGGGACTTATTTGATATGGGTGAGAAGTCGAATGATGAAGATTTTGTGGTGCACAATGAGTGTATGCCTTTTACTAGCCAACACTTAGATGAGAACTTCTCGGATGATCATAGTATTCAGAATTGGGTAAGATTGGATGTTGCTGGAGACATTCACTCAAACTAA
- the LOC109726394 gene encoding uncharacterized protein LOC109726394 isoform X2, whose amino-acid sequence MDKSWIRKSRLSKEYFDGVNDFLNFAFERSSQDGKILCPCSRCSNINWHTREVVKEHLVCNGFLRGYTRWACHGESISSSSSSSNTTYYLQDPLRLLESTPDQMGSSRNDDMEGLLRDALRMHFQDSDNSSSREDIPNAQNIRVESHEHCDIGLDRQEPTDEPNIGASNFYKLLEDAKQELYPGCTKFSKLSFIVHLFHLKCLNGWSSKSFTMLLELLNDAFPNGTSLPKSTYDAKKFIKDLGLGYEKINSCPNDCILYWGGRSNEQSCDVCGASRWLPTTTENINNDDLGNEERKGRPAKVLRYFPLIPRLQRLFMSPKTSDNMRWHDEGRTKDGLLRHPADSLAWRSFDSRYKDFSSDPRNVRLGLATDGFNLFRAMNTSYSMWPVILIPYNLPPWICMKQSSFILSMIIPGTKGPGNNIDVYLQPLIEELKQLWEGVDTYDASRKHNFRMRAALLWTISDFPAYANLSGWSTKGRYACPCCADKTCSRWLYNGKKFCYMGHRRWLSETHKFRYQKHLFDGTEEFRSTPTPISGTDVLKQVEGINFRYGKVPNSSRNKASTSMQSKKRVREQIDNSQDLDNQSYNLEAIGIDSDGDEDEDNFNNTSLWKKKSIFFMLPYWKYNLLRHNLDVMHIEKNVGENVFGTVLNEDGKSKDNMKARLDLVDMDIRHELHPQSLPNGRTYLPSACYLLSREEKEVFCKVLKDIKVPDGFASNISRCVNLKECRLLSLKSHDYHILMQDLLPLALRASMTTEVASTLIELSNIFKAICSKVLNVEDLEQLQHRAAITLCHLEKIFPPSFFTIMVHLVIHLPEEAKLGGPVHYRWMYPIERNLFRLKSNVRNKAHPEGSIAEGYLVEECLIFCSRYLEGVETRFNRPVRNYDTVDAKNKLTNCSGTSESSREDVIAMENKIYIEVIRKEYGGRVGGLGLIPSESCVCYNSESTEEVQKLREEVQENKKMVSQLQSQLAAVMEFIKQKIPDCNLGGSRQDPESSGTCYTSASSNPSRDT is encoded by the exons ATGGACAAAAGTTGGATACGCAAGTCAAGGTTGAGTAAAGAATACTTTGATGGGGTTAATGATTTCCTTAATTTTGCATTTGAGAGGTCATCTCAAGATGGAAAAATATTATGCCCATGCTCACGTTGTTCCAATATTAATTGGCACACTCGTGAGGTAGTTAAGGAACACTTGGTATGCAATGGGTTTCTCCGAGGGTACACTCGTTGGGCTTGTCATGGAGAAtccatctcctcctcttcctccagtAGCAATACAACGTACTATCTACAAGATCCTTTACGACTACTAGAGTCAACTCCTGATCAAATGGGCTCAAGTAGAAATGATGATATGGAAGGATTATTGCGAGATGCCTTGAGAATGCATTTTCAAGATTCAGATAATTCATCGTCACGAGAAGATATTCCAAATGCGCAAAATATTCGAGTAGAGAGTCATGAGCATTGTGATATAGGTCTTGATAGGCAAGAACCTACCGATGAGCCTAACATAGGAGCATCAAACTTTTATAAGTTGCTTGAAGATGCAAAACAAGAGTTATATCCAGGATGTACAAAGTTTTCAAAGCTTTCTTTTATAGTGCATCTTTTTCATTTAAAATGCTTAAATGGGTGGAGCAGTAAATCATTTACAATGCTTTTGGAATTGCTTAATGATGCTTTTCCTAATGGTACATCGCTTCCTAAGTCTACATATGACGCGAAGAAATTTATAAAGGATTTAGGTCTTGGCTATGAGAAGATCAATTCATGTCCAAACGATTGTATATTGTATTGGGGTGGTAGGTCGAATGAACAATCTTGTGATGTATGTGGTGCTTCTCGTTGGTTACCAACTActactgaaaatataaataatgatGATTTGGGtaatgaagaaagaaaaggaaggccTGCAAAAGTCTTGCGTTATTTTCCTCTAATACCAAGACTTCAGAGATTATTCATGTCtccaaaaacttcagataataTGAGATGGCATGACGAAGGACGTACAAAGGATGGACTATTAAGGCATCCAGCTGATTCTTTAGCATGGAGATCATTTGATTCTCGATATAAGGATTTCTCTTCTGATCCTCGAAATGTCAGATTAGGACTTGCCACTGATGGCTTCAATCTTTTTAGAGCTATGAATACTTCTTATAGCATGTGGCCGGTTATTTTAATTCCATATAATCTGCCGCCATGGATTTGCATGAAACAATCTTCATTTATCTTATCAATGATTATTCCTGGTACAAAGGGCCCAGGAAATAATATTGATGTCTACTTGCAGCCACTTATAGAGGAATTGAAGCAATTGTGGGAAGGCGTGGATACCTATGATGCATCAAGAAAACATAATTTTCGCATGCGCGCTGCTTTGCTATGGACTATTAGTGACTTTCCAGCTTACGCAAATTTATCTGGTTGGAGCACAAAAGGTCGCTATGCTTGTCCATGTTGTGCTGATAAAACTTGTTCCAGATGGTTATATAACGGAAAGAAGTTTTGCTATATGGGGCATCGTCGGTGGTTAAGTGAAACTCACAAATTCCGCTATCAAAAACACCTATTTGATGGTACTGAAGAGTTTAGATCTACACCTACCCCTATATCTGGAACAGATGTGTTGAAGCAAGTAGAAGGCATCAACTTTAGATATGGAAAGGTGCCTAATTCTAGTAGAAATAAAGCTTCCACCAGTATGCAGTCAAAAAAACGGGTGAGAGAACAAATAGACAATTCTCAAGATCTTGACAATCAATCATATAATTTAGAGGCAATTGGGATAGATAGTGAtggagatgaagatgaagataaTTTCAACAACACTAGCTTGTGGAAAAAGAAGAGCATTTTCTTTATGTTGCCTTATTGGAAGTACAATTTACTCCGGCATAATCTTGACGTGATGCACATAGAAAAAAATGTTGGCGAAAATGTGTTTGGAACGGTATTAAACGAAGATGGTAAGTCAAAAGATAATATGAAGGCACGTCTTGATTTAGTGGATATGGATATAAGACATGAACTTCATCCTCAATCGCTCCCTAATGGTAGGACATATTTGCCTTCTGCTTGCTATTTGCTATCTAGAGAAGAAAAGGAGGTATTTTGCAAAGTTTTAAAAGACATCAAGGTTCCAGATGGTTTTGCTTCGAATATCTCAAGGTGTGTTAATCTAAAGGAGTGTAGATTGTTATCTCTTAAGTCTCATGATTATCATATTTTGATGCAAGATCTCTTGCCACTTGCTTTGCGAGCGTCTATGACAACAGAAGTCGCCTCAACTTTAATTGAGCTGAGTAACATTTTTAAGGCCATTTGTTCCAAAGTTCTTAATGTTGAAGatcttgagcaactccaacatCGTGCTGCAATTACTCTTTGCCATTTGGAGAAGATTTTTCCTCCTTCTTTTTTCACTATCATGGTGCATTTAGTTATCCACCTTCCCGAGGAGGCCAAACTAGGTGGACCAGTCCACTATAGGTGGATGTACCCAATAGAGAG GAATCTATTTAGATTGAAATCAAATGTTCGTAACAAAGCTCATCCTGAAGGCTCAATCGCCGAAGGATATTTGGTGGAGGAGTGTCTGATATTTTGTTCAAGATATCTTGAAGGAGTTGAGACGAGATTTAATAGACCTGTTAGAAATTATGACACT GTTGATGCTAAAAACAAATTGACTAATTGCTCGGGAACATCTGAATCTTCTCGAGAGGATGTGATTGCAAtggaaaacaaaatttatatcgAAGTCATAAGAAAAGAGTATGGCGGCCGAGTAGGAGGGTTAGGATTGATCCCATCCGAAAGTTGTGTGTGTTATAACTCGGAATCAACGGAGGAAGTGCAAAAGTTAAGAGAGGAGGtgcaagagaataaaaaaatggtGTCTCAATTGCAGTCCCAATTAGCTGCTGTTATGGaatttataaaacaaaaaatacctGATTGTAACCTTGGTGGCAGTCGTCAG gaTCCAGAGTCTTCAGGCACTTGCTATACGTCAGCATCATCAAATCCTTCTCGTGATACTTGA
- the LOC109726394 gene encoding uncharacterized protein LOC109726394 isoform X3 produces the protein MRAALLWTISDFPAYANLSGWSTKGRYACPCCADKTCSRWLYNGKKFCYMGHRRWLSETHKFRYQKHLFDGTEEFRSTPTPISGTDVLKQVEGINFRYGKVPNSSRNKASTSMQSKKRVREQIDNSQDLDNQSYNLEAIGIDSDGDEDEDNFNNTSLWKKKSIFFMLPYWKYNLLRHNLDVMHIEKNVGENVFGTVLNEDGKSKDNMKARLDLVDMDIRHELHPQSLPNGRTYLPSACYLLSREEKEVFCKVLKDIKVPDGFASNISRCVNLKECRLLSLKSHDYHILMQDLLPLALRASMTTEVASTLIELSNIFKAICSKVLNVEDLEQLQHRAAITLCHLEKIFPPSFFTIMVHLVIHLPEEAKLGGPVHYRWMYPIERNLFRLKSNVRNKAHPEGSIAEGYLVEECLIFCSRYLEGVETRFNRPVRNYDTVRDEHSTPYLFLTAGQPIGEVDVITLDEMAWVQAHRYVLFHHNIVEPFRNEYIRILRARSRPKRLQTHEIDRLLNEQFHEWFGDHVASQLDVADEVKWLARGPNKIAKRYKGFIINGFRFHTKDRERNRRTQNSGIVVTSSIKSYASARDTNPSEGNVDYYGILTDIVELDYYGKFRVVLFRCDWADVTSSRGTRKDQFGFTMVNFSRLIHTGEQLRHEPFVFSSQVKQVFYSQDLKNVDWYVVLYKAPRDLFDMGEKSNDEDFVVHNECMPFTSQHLDENFSDDHSIQNWVRLDVAGDIHSN, from the exons ATGCGCGCTGCTTTGCTATGGACTATTAGTGACTTTCCAGCTTACGCAAATTTATCTGGTTGGAGCACAAAAGGTCGCTATGCTTGTCCATGTTGTGCTGATAAAACTTGTTCCAGATGGTTATATAACGGAAAGAAGTTTTGCTATATGGGGCATCGTCGGTGGTTAAGTGAAACTCACAAATTCCGCTATCAAAAACACCTATTTGATGGTACTGAAGAGTTTAGATCTACACCTACCCCTATATCTGGAACAGATGTGTTGAAGCAAGTAGAAGGCATCAACTTTAGATATGGAAAGGTGCCTAATTCTAGTAGAAATAAAGCTTCCACCAGTATGCAGTCAAAAAAACGGGTGAGAGAACAAATAGACAATTCTCAAGATCTTGACAATCAATCATATAATTTAGAGGCAATTGGGATAGATAGTGAtggagatgaagatgaagataaTTTCAACAACACTAGCTTGTGGAAAAAGAAGAGCATTTTCTTTATGTTGCCTTATTGGAAGTACAATTTACTCCGGCATAATCTTGACGTGATGCACATAGAAAAAAATGTTGGCGAAAATGTGTTTGGAACGGTATTAAACGAAGATGGTAAGTCAAAAGATAATATGAAGGCACGTCTTGATTTAGTGGATATGGATATAAGACATGAACTTCATCCTCAATCGCTCCCTAATGGTAGGACATATTTGCCTTCTGCTTGCTATTTGCTATCTAGAGAAGAAAAGGAGGTATTTTGCAAAGTTTTAAAAGACATCAAGGTTCCAGATGGTTTTGCTTCGAATATCTCAAGGTGTGTTAATCTAAAGGAGTGTAGATTGTTATCTCTTAAGTCTCATGATTATCATATTTTGATGCAAGATCTCTTGCCACTTGCTTTGCGAGCGTCTATGACAACAGAAGTCGCCTCAACTTTAATTGAGCTGAGTAACATTTTTAAGGCCATTTGTTCCAAAGTTCTTAATGTTGAAGatcttgagcaactccaacatCGTGCTGCAATTACTCTTTGCCATTTGGAGAAGATTTTTCCTCCTTCTTTTTTCACTATCATGGTGCATTTAGTTATCCACCTTCCCGAGGAGGCCAAACTAGGTGGACCAGTCCACTATAGGTGGATGTACCCAATAGAGAG GAATCTATTTAGATTGAAATCAAATGTTCGTAACAAAGCTCATCCTGAAGGCTCAATCGCCGAAGGATATTTGGTGGAGGAGTGTCTGATATTTTGTTCAAGATATCTTGAAGGAGTTGAGACGAGATTTAATAGACCTGTTAGAAATTATGACACTGTACGTGATGAGCATTCTACaccatatttatttttaaccgcTGGCCAACCAATAGGTGAGGTTGATGTCATAACGTTGGATGAAATGGCATGGGTACAAGCGCATCGATACGTGCTATTCCACCATAACATTGTTGAACCATTCCGAAA TGAATATATAAGAATATTGAGAGCAAGATCTCGTCCAAAACGACTACAAACTCATGAAATTGATAGGCTACTAAATGAACAGTTTCATGAGTGGTTTGGCGATCAT gtTGCAAGTCAATTGGATGTTGCCGACGAAGTTAAATGGCTAGCTCGGGGACCAAATAAAATTGCTAAAAGATATAAGGGTTTCATTATCAATGGCTTTAGATTTCATACCAAAGATCGTGAGAGAAATAGACGTACCCAAAATAGTGGCATTGTCGTCACTTCTTCAATTAAAAGTTACGCAAGTGCTAGGGATACGAACCCTTCGGAAGGAAATGTTGACTACTATGGCATATTAACCGATATAGTTGAATTAGATTATTATGGTAAGTTTAGAGTCGTATTATTCCGATGCGATTGGGCTGATGTCACTAGTAGTAGGGGTACTAGAAAAGATCAATTTGGATTTACAATGGTTAATTTCTCACGATTGATACATACTGGAGAGCAATTGAGACATGAACCATTTGTTTTCTCCTCTCAAGTAAAACAAGTATTTTACTCTCAAGATCTTAAAAATGTGGATTGGTATGTTGTCCTTTACAAAGCACCTAGGGACTTATTTGATATGGGTGAGAAGTCGAATGATGAAGATTTTGTGGTGCACAATGAGTGTATGCCTTTTACTAGCCAACACTTAGATGAGAACTTCTCGGATGATCATAGTATTCAGAATTGGGTAAGATTGGATGTTGCTGGAGACATTCACTCAAACTAA